Proteins encoded in a region of the Vibrio sp. CB1-14 genome:
- a CDS encoding DUF3622 domain-containing protein, whose amino-acid sequence MSENKKFTIRLTEKRNGWSAEIMRQVTSRRTVVSKREMGFESQELAQAWADKELAGFIENQAKRNERKAETRAAKAEAAAKAEAAADSEE is encoded by the coding sequence ATGTCTGAAAATAAAAAATTTACTATCCGTCTAACGGAAAAGCGTAACGGCTGGTCTGCAGAGATCATGCGTCAAGTAACTTCTCGTCGCACGGTTGTGTCTAAGCGCGAGATGGGCTTTGAGAGCCAAGAGTTGGCTCAAGCGTGGGCGGATAAAGAGCTCGCTGGTTTTATTGAAAACCAAGCAAAGCGCAATGAGCGTAAAGCAGAAACTCGCGCAGCGAAAGCAGAAGCAGCTGCGAAAGCCGAAGCTGCAGCAGATAGCGAAGAGTAA
- a CDS encoding tellurite resistance TerB family protein, producing MNLKSLLNQALNSDIVNQTTQKASQSSSSIGQALGDKKTLGALGAGAVGGGLLGMLVGSKKTKKMGKTALGVGGAAALGALAYKLYNDYNKGESNPSSSPQTPANFTQTSQHDESVLKAMIAAAKADGHIDEQEMAKIEQALTQIDADASVQQLIQAEIAKPLDPSEIARLAVSPEHATEIYLASLLVADEQNFMEKAYLKELATQLGLEGGLVEQLNAQVSQ from the coding sequence ATGAACCTAAAATCACTGCTTAACCAAGCCCTTAATTCAGATATCGTCAATCAAACCACCCAGAAAGCGAGCCAGTCCTCGTCAAGCATCGGCCAAGCTCTCGGTGATAAGAAAACCCTTGGCGCTCTTGGTGCTGGAGCGGTAGGCGGAGGTTTACTCGGTATGCTTGTGGGCTCTAAGAAAACCAAAAAAATGGGCAAAACCGCACTAGGTGTTGGTGGCGCTGCAGCATTAGGTGCACTCGCTTACAAGCTATACAACGACTACAACAAAGGGGAGTCCAACCCTTCTAGTTCACCGCAAACTCCAGCTAACTTTACCCAAACCTCGCAACACGATGAATCGGTGCTCAAAGCGATGATCGCAGCGGCCAAGGCAGATGGACATATTGACGAGCAAGAGATGGCTAAGATCGAACAAGCACTCACCCAAATCGATGCTGACGCATCAGTGCAACAGTTGATTCAAGCGGAGATAGCGAAACCTCTCGATCCTTCAGAAATCGCGCGATTGGCCGTATCACCAGAACACGCAACCGAAATATACCTAGCCAGCCTATTAGTAGCCGATGAGCAAAACTTTATGGAAAAGGCCTATTTGAAAGAGTTGGCAACCCAGCTTGGGTTAGAGGGTGGTTTGGTTGAGCAACTGAACGCTCAGGTAAGTCAGTAG
- a CDS encoding proline--tRNA ligase, which produces MRTSNYLLSTLKETPNDAEVVSHQLMLRAGMIRKLASGLYTWLPTGLRVLRKVENIVRQEIDNAGAVETLMPVVQPFELWEETGRSEKMGDELLRFTDRHERPFVLSPTAEEVITSLVRNEVNSYKQLPLNLYQIQTKFRDERRPRFGVMRAREFSMMDAYSFDIDKEGLEKSYEAMHDAYCKAFDRMGLNYRPVLADTGAIGGNGSHEFHVLAESGEDLIAFSSESDYAANIEKAEALAPAEELAAPTIDMTMVDTPNAKTIAELVEQFDLPIEKTVKTLFVKASDEIEAPLIGLIIRGDHELNEIKAEKIAEVASPLEMATEEEIRAAIGAGPGSLGPVGLELPFIVDRSVAVMNDFGAGANIDDKHYFGINWGRDVELGKVEDLRNVVEGDPSPCGQGTILLKRGIEVGHIFQLGKNYSEKMNCGVLGPDGKNVILEMGCYGIGVSRVVAAAIEQNNDKYGIIWPDAIAPFQVAIVPMNMHKSERVKEAAEKLYAELTAAGIEVLFDDRKERPGVMFSDMELVGVPHTVVIGDRSMDEGNFEYKNRRTGDKTPIAIDDIVAHVKAQLA; this is translated from the coding sequence ATGCGTACCAGTAACTATCTTCTTTCTACTCTGAAGGAGACACCAAACGACGCAGAAGTTGTAAGTCACCAGCTAATGCTGCGTGCAGGTATGATTCGTAAACTAGCTTCAGGTCTATACACTTGGCTACCAACGGGTCTACGTGTTCTGCGTAAAGTCGAAAACATCGTTCGCCAAGAGATCGATAATGCAGGTGCAGTTGAGACTTTGATGCCCGTAGTGCAGCCGTTTGAACTATGGGAAGAGACAGGCCGATCTGAAAAGATGGGTGATGAACTACTTCGCTTCACTGACCGTCATGAGCGTCCGTTTGTACTTAGCCCAACAGCAGAAGAAGTGATCACTAGCCTTGTGCGTAACGAAGTCAACTCGTACAAGCAGCTACCACTGAACCTGTACCAAATCCAAACTAAATTCCGAGATGAGCGCCGCCCACGTTTTGGCGTGATGCGCGCACGTGAATTCTCTATGATGGATGCGTACAGCTTCGACATCGACAAAGAAGGCTTAGAGAAGTCTTACGAAGCGATGCACGACGCCTACTGCAAAGCGTTTGACCGCATGGGTCTAAATTACCGTCCAGTGCTCGCTGATACCGGTGCTATCGGTGGTAACGGCTCACACGAATTCCACGTACTGGCTGAAAGTGGTGAAGACCTTATCGCCTTCTCTTCTGAGTCTGACTACGCGGCAAATATCGAAAAAGCAGAAGCATTAGCACCTGCAGAAGAGCTAGCCGCTCCAACTATCGATATGACAATGGTAGATACGCCGAATGCGAAAACCATTGCTGAGCTTGTAGAGCAGTTCGACCTGCCAATCGAGAAAACAGTGAAAACGCTGTTTGTTAAAGCCTCTGATGAAATCGAAGCGCCGCTTATCGGCCTTATCATCCGTGGTGACCACGAGCTTAACGAAATCAAAGCTGAGAAAATTGCGGAAGTTGCCTCTCCTCTAGAAATGGCAACAGAAGAAGAAATTCGCGCAGCAATTGGCGCAGGCCCAGGCTCACTAGGCCCAGTTGGTCTTGAACTGCCATTCATCGTAGACCGTTCTGTCGCGGTAATGAACGATTTCGGCGCTGGCGCTAACATTGATGACAAGCACTACTTTGGCATCAACTGGGGTCGTGACGTTGAGCTTGGTAAAGTAGAAGATCTGCGTAACGTCGTAGAAGGCGATCCAAGCCCATGTGGTCAAGGCACTATCCTGCTTAAGCGTGGTATCGAAGTCGGCCATATCTTCCAGCTTGGTAAAAACTACTCTGAGAAGATGAACTGTGGCGTGCTTGGTCCTGACGGTAAGAACGTTATCCTAGAGATGGGTTGTTACGGTATCGGTGTTTCTCGTGTGGTAGCTGCTGCTATCGAACAGAACAATGATAAGTACGGCATCATCTGGCCTGACGCTATCGCCCCATTCCAGGTAGCGATCGTACCGATGAACATGCATAAGTCTGAGCGCGTTAAAGAAGCAGCAGAGAAGCTATACGCAGAACTGACTGCAGCTGGTATCGAAGTGCTATTTGACGATCGTAAAGAGCGCCCAGGTGTCATGTTCTCTGACATGGAGCTTGTTGGTGTTCCTCATACTGTGGTTATTGGTGACCGCAGCATGGACGAAGGTAACTTCGAATACAAGAACCGCCGCACTGGTGACAAAACGCCAATTGCTATCGACGATATCGTGGCTCACGTGAAAGCTCAGCTAGCTTAA
- the tsaA gene encoding tRNA (N6-threonylcarbamoyladenosine(37)-N6)-methyltransferase TrmO produces the protein MSYSLHPIGTIHSPYKEKFAVPRQPRLVPSATASIALQGDINCLEAVRGLDQFSHLWLLFLFDQNLEAGWKPTVRPPRLGGNERIGVLASRATFRPNGIGMSAVEFRGVRQKGQQVFIDVGSVDLVDGTPIIDIKPYIPYSDSITYAKGGYAESEPEATEVTFSPSAVEVLSKAPEGQHKQQIIREVLAQDPRPAYKKGKIDDKEYGVRLFDWNVKFKANSDHIDVTTIETL, from the coding sequence ATGAGCTACTCTCTGCACCCTATTGGTACCATTCATTCCCCCTATAAAGAGAAGTTTGCCGTCCCTAGGCAACCCAGATTAGTGCCAAGTGCCACGGCCTCAATTGCCTTACAGGGAGACATTAATTGTCTAGAAGCCGTTCGCGGTCTCGATCAATTCTCACATCTATGGCTGTTATTTCTGTTTGACCAAAACCTAGAAGCGGGCTGGAAACCAACGGTAAGACCTCCACGCTTAGGTGGCAATGAACGCATTGGCGTGCTTGCTAGCCGCGCCACATTTAGACCAAATGGTATTGGGATGTCTGCGGTTGAATTTCGAGGGGTAAGGCAGAAAGGTCAACAAGTGTTTATCGATGTCGGTAGCGTCGATTTGGTCGATGGTACCCCTATTATTGATATCAAACCCTATATCCCCTACTCCGATTCCATCACTTATGCTAAAGGGGGGTACGCAGAATCCGAGCCGGAAGCAACCGAGGTGACATTCTCACCCTCTGCAGTTGAGGTTCTATCGAAGGCACCAGAGGGCCAGCATAAGCAACAAATCATCCGCGAAGTATTGGCGCAAGACCCAAGGCCTGCCTATAAAAAAGGTAAGATCGATGACAAAGAATATGGCGTAAGACTGTTCGATTGGAACGTAAAGTTTAAAGCCAATAGCGATCACATTGACGTCACCACCATTGAGACTCTCTAA
- a CDS encoding AbgT family transporter: MSSSATMKHNKPKKPLFTRFLDGVEYLGNLLPHPITLFAIFCLAILVMSGIAGYFDVAVADPRPEGAAGRAANGMIEVVSLVNAEGLQLIVTNLVKNFTGFAPLGTVLVAMLGVAIAEHSGMLSAAMRGLVMGASKRMVTVTVVFAGIISNTASELGYVVLIPLAAMLFHSLGRHPLAGLAAAFAGVSGGYSANLLIGTVDPLLSGITETAAQMIDPTYTVGPESNWYFMFISTFFIAITGAFVTEKIVEPKLGKYNDEEASEDLSNDSMGSLTAVEKKGLKMAGIAVLVVSAIIASTVVPENGVLRTADGQVAGSPFLKSIVAFIFVFFAIPGFIYGKVTGSMKNDRDVIDAMSKSMSSMGMYIVLVFFAAQFVAFFKWTNFGQVFAVAGADFLQTIGLTGPALFFAFILMCGFINLMIGSASAQWAVTAPIFVPMLMLVGYAPETIQAAYRIGDSTTNIITPMMSYFGLILAVATRYMKNLGIGTLIATMLPYSICFIVGWSILFYVWVFLLGLPVGPGAATYYTP; encoded by the coding sequence ATGAGTTCATCTGCCACAATGAAACACAACAAGCCAAAAAAGCCTCTATTTACCCGTTTTCTAGACGGCGTTGAGTACTTGGGGAACCTATTGCCCCACCCAATCACACTATTTGCAATTTTCTGTCTAGCTATTCTTGTCATGTCTGGCATCGCTGGCTACTTCGATGTTGCCGTTGCTGATCCTCGCCCTGAAGGCGCTGCTGGTCGTGCTGCTAACGGTATGATTGAGGTTGTGAGCCTTGTTAATGCTGAAGGCCTACAGTTAATTGTGACTAACCTAGTGAAAAACTTCACAGGCTTCGCACCACTTGGTACCGTACTCGTTGCGATGCTTGGTGTAGCGATCGCTGAGCACTCAGGCATGCTTTCAGCTGCAATGCGTGGTCTAGTTATGGGTGCATCTAAGCGCATGGTAACGGTGACAGTCGTATTTGCTGGTATCATTTCTAACACAGCTTCAGAGCTTGGTTACGTCGTACTTATTCCGTTGGCAGCGATGCTGTTCCACTCTTTAGGACGTCACCCTCTCGCCGGTCTTGCTGCTGCGTTTGCTGGTGTATCGGGTGGTTATTCTGCGAACCTACTTATCGGTACGGTAGACCCACTGCTTTCAGGTATCACTGAAACAGCTGCGCAAATGATCGATCCAACCTATACAGTTGGTCCAGAGTCGAACTGGTACTTCATGTTCATCTCTACGTTCTTCATTGCGATTACAGGTGCATTCGTTACTGAGAAAATCGTTGAGCCAAAACTTGGTAAATACAACGATGAAGAAGCCTCAGAAGATTTGTCTAACGACAGCATGGGCTCTTTGACTGCGGTTGAGAAGAAAGGCCTAAAAATGGCGGGTATTGCGGTTCTAGTAGTGAGCGCAATTATCGCATCGACAGTTGTTCCAGAAAACGGCGTACTTCGTACGGCTGACGGTCAAGTTGCAGGCTCTCCATTCCTTAAGAGTATCGTAGCCTTCATCTTTGTATTCTTCGCAATCCCTGGCTTTATTTACGGTAAAGTAACGGGCTCTATGAAGAATGACCGTGATGTCATTGATGCTATGTCTAAGTCTATGTCTTCGATGGGCATGTACATTGTGTTGGTGTTCTTCGCTGCGCAATTTGTTGCCTTCTTTAAGTGGACGAACTTTGGTCAAGTATTCGCAGTAGCGGGCGCAGACTTCCTACAGACTATTGGTCTAACAGGTCCTGCACTGTTCTTCGCATTTATCCTAATGTGTGGCTTCATCAACCTGATGATTGGCTCTGCATCGGCGCAGTGGGCAGTAACGGCTCCTATCTTCGTGCCTATGCTAATGTTAGTCGGTTACGCTCCTGAGACCATTCAGGCGGCTTACCGTATCGGTGACTCGACGACTAATATCATTACGCCAATGATGAGCTACTTTGGTCTTATCCTTGCGGTAGCGACTCGCTATATGAAAAACCTAGGCATTGGTACGCTGATCGCGACCATGCTGCCTTACTCAATCTGCTTTATCGTAGGCTGGAGTATCTTGTTCTACGTATGGGTATTCCTTCTAGGTCTACCAGTAGGCCCTGGTGCGGCAACGTACTACACGCCTTAA
- a CDS encoding DUF3461 family protein, whose protein sequence is MYPNLIGLGIQDPKQIERYSLRQEAHKDVLKIYFRKQKGELFAKSVKFKYPRQVKNVRTDSSSQNYKQVTEINRNLTLVIDELNRLTKPIEATEVDVKQKILSDLRHLEKVVSSKIAEIEADLEKLK, encoded by the coding sequence ATGTATCCAAACCTCATTGGTTTAGGCATTCAAGATCCTAAACAAATAGAGCGTTACTCCCTACGCCAAGAAGCGCATAAAGATGTGTTAAAAATCTATTTTCGTAAGCAGAAGGGCGAGCTCTTTGCGAAAAGTGTTAAGTTCAAATATCCAAGGCAAGTCAAAAACGTCCGTACTGACAGTAGTAGTCAAAACTACAAGCAAGTCACTGAAATCAATCGCAACCTGACACTGGTTATTGATGAACTGAATCGTCTTACCAAGCCAATTGAAGCGACAGAAGTCGATGTTAAACAGAAGATCCTTTCCGACCTTCGCCACCTAGAAAAAGTCGTATCAAGCAAGATTGCCGAAATAGAGGCTGATTTAGAAAAACTGAAGTAA
- the glnD gene encoding bifunctional uridylyltransferase/uridylyl-removing protein GlnD — protein sequence MTFQSPTSLSDEQLNIQELKAQLETFAEHQKQEFLNHHPITDLVLGRSDYIDQLLRRLWSASELSNQTYLSLVAVGGYGRGELHPLSDIDILLVSRKKIPTSLESTISEFITLLWDLKLEVGHAVRTVDECIEIGQSDLTVATNLQEARLLCGSEDTFSQLKAQIDSDNFWPSETFYNAKIEEQRARHAKYHDTTYNLEPDIKSTPGGLRDIHTLSWVARSHFGATSLYEMSRFGFLTDAEYRELVECQNFLWRVRFALHIELRRYDNRLMFAHQAQVAENLGFVGEGNVAVETMMKEFYRTLRRVAELNKMLLKLFDQAIVNKGQIQQAEILDDDFQRRGKLIEARKPALFQARPETILDMFIHIANDSSIEGVSPATLRQLRTARRRLNKFLHTIPEAREKFMDLVRHPNALHRAFRLMHKLGVLAAYLPQWSQIVGQMQFDLFHVYTVDEHSVRLLNHIHTYSLEESYSKHPICCEIYPRMHKKELLILAAIFHDIGKGRGGDHSEIGAVEAYDFCMQHGLSKPEAKLVSWLVQNHLLMSVTAQRRDIYDPDVIIEFAKKVRDEEYLEYLLCLTVADISATNPELWNSWKRTLLAELFYSTQRVLRRGLENPVDVRDRIRHNQQLASALLRKQNFVAREIEVLWQRFKADYFLRHTHKQIAWHSEHILKLEDPSKPLVLMSKNATRGGTEVFVYSKDQPALFATVVAELDRRNFNVHDAQIMTSKDGFVLDTFMVLDQHGDAIECSRHSAVIKHLIHVLEDGRPTKIKTRRAPRNLKHFNVKTKVDFLPTKGKKRTLMELVALDAPGLLAKVGATFALLNLSLHGAKITTIGERAEDLFILTGENGSRLTDEEQAILKQKLQENISEQITS from the coding sequence ATGACTTTTCAAAGCCCAACATCGCTCAGTGATGAGCAACTCAATATTCAAGAGCTCAAAGCTCAACTCGAAACCTTTGCCGAACATCAAAAACAAGAGTTCCTCAATCACCACCCAATAACCGACCTGGTGCTCGGCCGTTCGGACTACATCGACCAGCTATTACGTCGCCTTTGGTCAGCCTCTGAACTGTCTAACCAAACCTATCTGTCACTAGTGGCGGTCGGGGGTTATGGTCGTGGTGAGCTTCACCCGCTTTCTGATATCGATATTTTACTGGTATCACGTAAAAAGATACCCACCTCTTTAGAAAGTACTATCAGCGAGTTCATCACCTTACTCTGGGATCTCAAACTAGAAGTCGGTCATGCAGTGCGCACCGTCGATGAATGCATTGAAATCGGTCAATCCGATTTAACCGTTGCCACCAACTTACAAGAAGCCAGACTTCTGTGCGGCAGCGAAGACACCTTTTCTCAATTAAAAGCACAAATAGATTCCGACAACTTTTGGCCTTCAGAAACGTTCTATAACGCAAAAATCGAAGAGCAGCGCGCACGTCACGCTAAATATCACGACACAACGTACAACCTTGAGCCCGACATTAAGTCCACTCCCGGCGGCCTACGTGACATCCACACACTAAGCTGGGTGGCACGCAGCCACTTTGGTGCTACGTCGCTCTATGAGATGAGCCGCTTCGGTTTTCTCACTGATGCTGAGTACCGCGAGCTAGTCGAGTGTCAGAACTTCCTATGGCGAGTGCGTTTTGCTCTGCATATTGAGCTTAGACGTTACGACAACCGTCTGATGTTCGCCCACCAAGCACAAGTGGCAGAAAACTTAGGGTTTGTCGGTGAAGGCAACGTCGCTGTAGAGACCATGATGAAAGAGTTCTACCGCACGTTAAGACGGGTTGCTGAGCTCAACAAGATGCTCCTCAAACTGTTCGATCAAGCCATCGTAAACAAAGGTCAGATCCAGCAAGCCGAGATCCTCGATGACGACTTTCAACGTCGAGGCAAGCTGATTGAGGCCAGAAAGCCCGCGCTATTTCAAGCACGCCCAGAGACCATACTCGATATGTTTATACATATCGCCAACGACTCCAGTATTGAAGGTGTCAGCCCCGCAACGCTAAGGCAGCTGCGCACCGCAAGACGCAGATTGAATAAGTTCTTACACACTATCCCTGAAGCAAGGGAAAAGTTTATGGACTTGGTTCGCCATCCGAACGCCCTTCACCGCGCATTTCGATTGATGCACAAGCTTGGCGTGCTGGCGGCTTACCTTCCACAGTGGAGCCAAATCGTTGGCCAGATGCAATTTGACCTGTTCCACGTTTACACCGTCGATGAGCACAGTGTACGTCTTCTCAATCATATCCATACCTATAGCCTTGAAGAGAGCTATAGCAAACATCCTATCTGCTGTGAAATCTACCCAAGGATGCACAAGAAAGAGCTGCTGATATTAGCGGCGATTTTCCATGATATCGGCAAAGGACGCGGCGGTGACCACTCTGAGATTGGCGCAGTAGAAGCGTATGACTTCTGCATGCAGCACGGCTTATCAAAACCAGAAGCAAAGCTCGTTTCTTGGCTGGTACAAAATCACTTGCTGATGTCAGTGACCGCTCAGCGCCGCGACATTTACGATCCCGATGTCATCATAGAATTCGCTAAAAAAGTCCGCGATGAAGAATACCTCGAGTATTTACTTTGCTTAACTGTCGCTGATATCAGCGCTACCAACCCTGAACTTTGGAACAGTTGGAAGCGCACCTTATTGGCGGAGCTTTTCTACTCTACTCAACGCGTGTTGCGCCGAGGGTTGGAAAACCCTGTCGATGTGCGGGATCGTATTCGTCACAATCAGCAGTTGGCTTCCGCCCTACTTCGCAAACAGAATTTTGTTGCCCGTGAAATAGAAGTTCTATGGCAGCGCTTTAAGGCGGATTACTTCCTGCGTCATACGCATAAGCAGATCGCATGGCACAGCGAACATATCCTCAAGCTTGAAGATCCATCCAAACCGTTAGTTTTGATGAGTAAAAACGCCACTCGAGGTGGTACAGAAGTCTTTGTCTACAGCAAAGACCAACCAGCTCTGTTTGCGACCGTAGTCGCAGAGCTCGATAGACGTAACTTTAACGTCCATGACGCACAAATCATGACCAGTAAAGATGGTTTTGTGCTTGATACTTTTATGGTGCTTGATCAGCATGGTGATGCCATTGAATGCAGCCGTCATTCGGCGGTCATCAAACATCTCATCCATGTGCTAGAGGATGGTAGACCAACCAAGATCAAAACGCGCCGCGCACCAAGAAACCTCAAACACTTTAACGTAAAAACCAAAGTCGACTTTTTACCAACTAAAGGTAAGAAGCGTACCTTAATGGAGCTTGTGGCGCTCGATGCTCCGGGCTTGCTGGCTAAAGTCGGTGCGACCTTTGCCCTGTTAAATCTGAGCCTTCACGGGGCAAAAATCACCACCATCGGTGAGCGAGCAGAAGATTTATTTATCTTAACCGGCGAGAATGGCTCACGTCTTACTGATGAAGAGCAAGCGATTTTGAAGCAAAAGCTCCAAGAGAACATTTCAGAGCAAATCACTAGTTAA
- the map gene encoding type I methionyl aminopeptidase, which yields MSIKIKTEAEIERMRIAGKLAAELLEMIEPHVKEGVTTEELDRICAEYTREKGAYSAPLDYHGYPKSICTSINHIVCHGIPAQQDEMGTTGKLKPAVLKNGDIVNVDVTVIIPNDENASLDTRPEGYHGDTSKMFLVGDVSPADKRLAMVAQEALYLGMKTVKPGSTVGDIGTEIEKFIKANNKKNPRNKFSIVKDFCGHGIGSEFHEEPQVVHYKNNDRRVLKEGMVFTIEPMINAGKFGCSIDAEDDWTVYTGDGKNSAQWEHTIVVTKTGCEVLTLRSDESIPRHMNNL from the coding sequence ATGTCTATCAAAATCAAAACTGAAGCTGAAATCGAAAGAATGCGAATCGCAGGTAAGCTTGCAGCAGAGCTTTTAGAAATGATCGAACCTCATGTAAAAGAGGGAGTCACGACTGAGGAGCTAGATAGAATTTGTGCTGAATATACTCGTGAAAAAGGGGCGTATTCTGCGCCACTCGATTACCACGGTTATCCAAAATCGATCTGTACATCTATCAACCACATCGTTTGTCACGGCATCCCGGCACAACAAGACGAGATGGGCACGACAGGTAAACTCAAGCCAGCCGTTCTTAAAAACGGCGACATTGTAAACGTCGACGTGACGGTGATTATCCCTAACGATGAAAACGCATCGCTGGATACTCGCCCTGAAGGCTACCACGGTGACACATCTAAAATGTTCCTAGTAGGTGACGTGTCTCCTGCAGACAAGCGTCTAGCTATGGTTGCACAAGAAGCGCTATACCTTGGCATGAAAACCGTTAAACCGGGCTCAACAGTTGGCGATATCGGTACTGAAATTGAGAAGTTTATTAAAGCGAACAACAAAAAGAACCCGCGCAACAAGTTCTCTATTGTTAAAGATTTCTGTGGCCACGGTATCGGCTCTGAGTTCCATGAAGAACCACAAGTGGTTCACTACAAGAATAACGACCGCCGCGTTCTAAAAGAAGGCATGGTGTTTACTATCGAGCCAATGATCAATGCTGGTAAGTTTGGTTGCAGCATTGACGCAGAAGACGACTGGACGGTGTACACAGGCGATGGCAAAAACTCCGCACAGTGGGAGCACACTATTGTCGTAACTAAGACAGGTTGTGAAGTACTCACGCTGCGTAGCGATGAAAGCATTCCTCGCCACATGAACAACCTATAA
- the rpsB gene encoding 30S ribosomal protein S2, with amino-acid sequence MATVSMRDMLKAGVHFGHQTRYWNPKMKPFIFGARNRVHIINLEKTVPMFNDALAELAKIGEKKGKVLFVGTKRAASEAVKEAAINADQFYVNNRWLGGMLTNYKTVRQSIKRLKDFEAQAQDGTFEKLTKKEALMRTREMEKLEKSLGGIKNMGGLPDALFVIDADHEHIAVKEANNLGIPVYAVVDTNSNPDGVDFVIPGNDDAIRAVQLYLNAAADAVKEGRNQDVAAVADKDGFVEEAE; translated from the coding sequence ATGGCAACTGTATCAATGCGCGATATGCTAAAAGCTGGTGTTCACTTCGGTCACCAGACTCGTTACTGGAACCCAAAAATGAAGCCATTCATCTTTGGTGCTCGTAACCGCGTACACATCATCAACCTAGAAAAAACTGTACCAATGTTCAACGATGCACTAGCTGAGCTAGCTAAAATCGGTGAGAAGAAAGGTAAAGTTCTTTTCGTTGGTACTAAGCGCGCTGCATCTGAAGCTGTTAAAGAAGCTGCAATCAACGCTGACCAGTTCTACGTGAACAACCGTTGGTTGGGCGGTATGCTAACGAACTACAAAACTGTTCGTCAGTCTATCAAGCGTCTAAAAGATTTCGAAGCACAAGCTCAAGACGGTACTTTCGAGAAACTAACTAAGAAAGAAGCTCTAATGCGCACTCGCGAAATGGAGAAGCTAGAGAAGTCTCTTGGTGGTATCAAGAACATGGGCGGCCTACCAGACGCTCTATTCGTAATCGACGCTGATCACGAGCACATCGCTGTTAAAGAAGCAAACAACCTAGGTATCCCAGTTTACGCTGTTGTTGATACTAACTCTAACCCAGACGGCGTTGATTTCGTTATCCCAGGTAACGACGATGCTATCCGTGCAGTACAGCTTTACCTAAACGCTGCTGCAGACGCGGTTAAAGAAGGTCGCAACCAAGACGTTGCTGCTGTAGCTGATAAAGACGGTTTCGTAGAAGAAGCTGAATAA
- the tsf gene encoding translation elongation factor Ts encodes MATVTAALVKELRERTGAGMMECKKALVEANADIELAIENMRKSGAAKAAKKAGNVAAEGTIIIKEDAGVAALLEVNCQTDFVAKDSSFLAFANEVADAALAEKLNVAELQAKFEEARIALVAKIGENISIRRVEFIEGAKVGSYRHGDRIGVVVAGEADEETIKHVAMHVAASKPEFVNPEDVPADVVEKEKAVQVEIAMNEGKPAEIAEKMVVGRMKKFTGEISLTGQAFIMEPKKTVGEILKEKGATVSNFVRLEVGEGIEKAAEMSFAEEVAAVQKG; translated from the coding sequence ATGGCAACTGTAACTGCTGCTCTTGTAAAAGAACTTCGCGAGCGCACTGGCGCTGGCATGATGGAATGTAAAAAAGCACTTGTTGAAGCAAATGCTGATATCGAACTAGCAATTGAAAACATGCGTAAAAGCGGTGCTGCTAAGGCTGCTAAAAAAGCAGGTAACGTTGCTGCTGAAGGTACTATTATCATTAAAGAAGACGCTGGCGTTGCTGCTCTTCTTGAAGTTAACTGCCAAACAGACTTCGTTGCTAAAGATTCGAGCTTCCTAGCATTTGCTAACGAAGTTGCTGATGCTGCACTAGCTGAGAAGCTTAACGTTGCTGAGCTTCAAGCTAAGTTTGAAGAAGCGCGTATCGCTCTAGTTGCTAAAATCGGTGAGAACATCAGCATCCGTCGTGTTGAGTTCATCGAAGGCGCTAAAGTTGGTTCTTACCGTCACGGCGACCGCATCGGTGTTGTTGTTGCTGGTGAAGCAGACGAAGAAACGATCAAGCACGTTGCTATGCACGTTGCTGCTTCTAAGCCTGAGTTCGTTAACCCAGAAGACGTACCAGCTGACGTAGTAGAGAAAGAAAAAGCAGTTCAAGTTGAAATCGCTATGAACGAAGGCAAACCTGCTGAAATCGCAGAGAAAATGGTTGTTGGCCGTATGAAGAAATTCACGGGCGAAATCTCTCTAACAGGTCAAGCTTTCATCATGGAACCTAAGAAAACTGTTGGCGAAATCTTGAAAGAGAAAGGCGCTACAGTATCTAACTTCGTTCGTCTAGAAGTTGGTGAGGGTATCGAGAAAGCAGCTGAAATGAGCTTTGCTGAAGAAGTTGCGGCGGTACAGAAAGGTTAA